A DNA window from Cutaneotrichosporon cavernicola HIS019 DNA, chromosome: 2 contains the following coding sequences:
- the RPC34 gene encoding uncharacterized protein (RNA polymerase Rpc34 subunit) has product MSATLSSVEQKVYKKVMASKKKAMTQQQIETAIPGLSKKDCHSAINKILGLKLFTASKNSKGELVFHGVAVEDARKQNTLTTEQQYVLQIVDKAGNTGISKPSIANQVNTEIMARMQVFRALESLEKVGLVKTFKSVNAPTMPLYILAHLKPPEDMAGGIWFDESKEYDSVFVDTLRGVVLNFIQLKTFPQRKAANDAISKLCSNPIYPISQTAALPTPSLILSHLQKNKVTSAPLTVKNVMEICRALELDGLIEMIKPVGGVSVDQTFDSDSDEEPVLKRSRKNKRDDDDDDMDPEERERRERKEREKMKAKLKEAKREKQRKERAREREKEKERKRREKEKERKRKEKERERKRKAKDKERARKEKDKRKKKRVVSSDLDDSDEELREVDEPKSRRKKRALSDESDLSTSSSSSSDSDSDSDSDMSVSSVDSDDLDNGTVSLKPQSSAAAINLANPFFSDTGRQTLIDLSDQAVLYRALSRLTIALGQTQAPCGTCPQFNFCEEGGPVNADSCSYFTDWLSGTGGGWTADVKAEKAKKAAEEEQARRRAAAAANGETYVEEPLANGDEVYEEDGEYDHYDAPMDEGEEGYY; this is encoded by the exons ATGTCGGCTACTCTCTCCAGCGTCGAGCAGAAGGTCTACAAGAAGGTCATGGCCTCCAAGAAGAAG GCCATGACCCAACAGCAAATTGAGACTGCCATCCCCGGCTTGTCCAAGAAGGATTGCCACTCAGCCATCAACAAGATCCTTGGTCTG AAACTGTTTACGGCCTCGAAGAACTCGAAGGGGGAGCTCGTGTTCCACGGTGTGGCTGTAGAGGATGCGCGCAA ACAAAATACCCTCACGACGGAACAACAATATGTCCTCCAGATTGTCGACAAGGCTGGCAACACAG GTATCTCCAAGCCGAGTATCGCGAACCAGGTCAACACCGAGATCATGGCTCGCATGCAAGTGttccgcgccctcgagtCGCTTGAGAAGGTCGGACTAGTCAAGACGTTCAAGAGCGTCAATGCGCCGACGATGCCGCTGTACATCCTCGCGCACCTCAAGCCTCCCGAGGACATGGCGGGTGGTATCTGGTTCGACGAGAGCAAGGAGTACGACTCAGTGTTCGTCGACACGCTCCGTGGGGTTGTGCTCAACTTTATCCAGCTGAAG accTTCCcgcagcgcaaggccgccaACGACGCCATCTCCAAGCTCTGCTCTAATCCCATCTACCCCATATCCCAAACCGCTGCCCTCCCAACACcctctctcatcctctcgcACTTGCAGAAGAACAAAGTGACAAGTGCTCCCCTTACGGTCAAAAACGTCATGGAGATCTGCCgcgctctcgagctcgacggtCTCATCGAGATGATCAAGCCTGTTGGCGGCGTCAGCGTCGACCAAACGTTtgactcggactcggacgaaGAACCTGTGTTGAAGCGCTCTCGCAAGAACAAACgcgatgatgacgacgacgataTGGATCCcgaggagcgtgagcgtCGTGAACGCAAGGAGCGGGAGAAGATgaaggccaagctcaaggaggcgaAGCGTGAAAAGCAACGTAAGGAgcgggcgcgcgagcgtgaAAAGGAGAAGGAACGCAAGCGtagggagaaggagaaggagagaaAGCGCAAGGAaaaggagagggagaggaagcgcaaggccaaggataaggagagggcgaggaaggagaaggacaagcGAAAGAAG aagAGAGTTGTCTCGTCTGACCTGGACGACTCGGATGAGGAGCTGCGTGAGGTGGACGAGCCCAAGTCACGTCGCAAGAAGCGTGCGCTGTCGGACGAGTCGGACCTCTCGACatcaagctcgagctcctcggattcggacagcgacagcgactcGGATATGTCAGTATCGTCGGTCGACTCGGATGACCTCGATAACGGAACGGTATCACTCAAACCCCAGTCGTCAGCCGCTGCTATCAACCTTGCTAACCCGTTCTTCTCCGATACGGGGCGGCAGACGCTGATCGACCTCTCAGATCAGGCCGTACTGTACCGTGCGCTGTCGCGCCTGACGATCGCCTTAGGCCAGACGCAGGCGCCATGTGGCACATGTCCACAGTTCAACTTctgcgaggagggtgggcCGGTCAACGCTGACTCGTGCTCGTATTTCACCGATTGGCTCTCGGGTACGGGTGGCGGATGGACGGCAGACGTaaaggccgagaaggcgaagaaggcggccgaggaggagcaagcgcgccgtcgtgccgcggcggcggcgaatGGCGAGACGTATGTCGAGGAGCCGTTGGCTAACGGTGACGAGGTgtacgaggaggatggggagtACGACCACTACGACGCTCcgatggacgagggcgaggaaggctACTACTAG
- a CDS encoding uncharacterized protein (Belongs to the major facilitator superfamily. Sugar transporter (TC 2.A.1.1) family), producing the protein MAGTTRHSTSEPLLPSPPESLNGDESRVGYAVLDLPLGDIKSDSRLRGHALLYSVSVFLSIGVWLFGYDQGVMSGIITGPYFKAYFNQPTATQIGNMVAVLEIGAFITSLLAAHLADKYGRRWTMRTGAIFFSIGGVFQTFCTGYRVMVFGRFVSGCGVGMLSMVVPIYQAEISPADHRGFLGALEFTGNIVGYASSVWIDYASSFIESHWSWRGPLSIQVFGGMILAIGSLVCPESPRYLIDKDQDLQGLTVIADFQGKPLDDFKVLEEYKEIRDGVLADRAVGDRSYKALWQRYRGRVLIAMSSQLFAQLNGINVISYYAPLVFEQAGWIGRDAILMTGINALFYVASSIPPWWLTDALGRRPILLCGAIAMAIALTSTGWWIYIDQAITPKAVVACVIIYNAAFGMSWGPIPWLYPPEIMPLPFRAKGVSLSTATNWLANYWVGMTTPVFQEIMGWRLYIMHACFCVLSFILVYFLYPETRGVPLEEMDKLFGDEGEGSDDDDDDCAASETSSLMPSQRRGHSPSGLPTARTSSPMPVRADNSLLGRVTHAFSNAFGGRPGSPTPRTRLDPERGHSHHAAHEFELGGASDVSDSESHPHLRIRTPVPPGAEPHT; encoded by the exons ATGGCTGGGACGACGCGGCATTCAACTTCGGAgcctctccttccctctccaccCGAGTCGCTCAATGGTGACGAGAGCCGAGTTGGCTACGCTGTCTTAGACCTGCCGCTCGGCGACATCAAGAGCGACTCGCGTTTACGGGGCCACGCGCTGCTCTACAGCGTGTCCGTCTTCCTCTCAATTGGCGTGTGGCTGTTTGG ctATGATCAAGG AGTCATGTCTG GCATCATCACTGGGCCCTACTTCAA GGCATATT TCAATCAGCCGACGGCCACACAGATCGGAAA CATGGTCGCCGTGCTCGAGATTGGAGCATTCA TCACTTcactcctcgccgcccacctcgccgacaaATACGGCCGCCGTTGGACGATGCGCACTGGTGCAATCTTCTTCTCCATTGGCGGCGTCTTCCAGACCTTTTGCACAGGATATCGTGTCATGGTGTTTGGCCGCTTCGTGTCTGGCTGTGGCGTCGGTATGCTTAGCATGGTCGTGCCCATCTATCAGGCAGAGA TCTCGCCTGCCGACCAC cgaggcttcctcggcgctctcgaGTTCACGGGCAACATCGTGGGCTACGCGTCGTCCGTGTGGATTGACTACGCGTCTAGCTTCATCGAGTCACATTGGTCATGGCGCGGACCACTGTCCATCCAGGTATTCGGCGGTATGATCCTCGCCATTGGGTCGCTCGTCTGCCCAGAGTCGCCGCGGTACCTCATCGACAAGGACCAGGACCTCCAGGGCCTGACAGTCATCGCCGACTTCCAGGGCAAGCCGCTCGACGACTTCAAGGTCCTGGAGGAATACAAGGAGATCCGCGACGGTGTTCTGGCAGAC cgtgCTGTCGGAGATCGGTCCTACAAGGCGCTCTGGCAGCGCTACCGCGGACGAGTCCTCATCGCTATGAGCAGTCAGCTCTTCGCGCAGCTGAACGGTATCAACGTCATCTCATACTACGCCC CTCTT GTGTTCGAGC AGGCTGGCTGGATTGGTCGTGACGCAATCCTTATGACTGGAATCAATGCTCTGTTCTATGTCGCGTCTTCAATCCCACC GTGGTGGCTCACTGACGctctcggccgccgccccaTCCTTCTCTGTGGTGCAATCGCGATGGCAATCGcgttgacgtcgaccgGTTGGTGGATCTACATCGACCAGGCCATCACGCCCAAGGCGGTCGTCGCGTGCGTGATTATCTACAACGCGGCCTTCGGCATGAGTTGGGGCCCTATCCCATGGCTCTACCCTCCTGAGATCATGCCGCTTCCCTTCCGCGCCAAAGGTGTGTCGCTATCGACGGCGACCAACTGGCTCGCCAACTACTGGGTTGGAATGACCACCCCTGTCTTCCAAGAGATCATGGGCTGGAGGCTGTACATCATGCACGCCTGCTTCTGTGTGCTCTCTTTCATCCTCG TCTACTTCCTCTACCCCGAGACGCGTGGGGTGCCGCttgaggagatggacaagctctttggcgacgagggagagggaagtgacgatgacgacgacgactgTGCAGCGTCCGAgacgtcgtccttgatGCCCAGCCAGCGACGGGGACACTCGCCGTCAGGCCTCCCGACTGCACGGACCTCGTCGCCTATGCCGGTGCGCGCGGACAACTCTCTCCTGGGTCGCGTGACCCACGCGTTTTCGAACGCGTTTGGCGGCCGGCCCGGAAGCCCTACCCCGC GAACTC ggcTCGACCCGGAACGGGGACACTCGCATCATGCGGCACACGAGTTTGAGTTGGGCGGTGCGAGTGACGTGAGTGACTCGGAGTCGCACCCTCATCTTCGTATCCGCACGCCCGTGCCACCAGGCGCCGAACCTCACACCTAA
- the SEC62 gene encoding uncharacterized protein (Endoplasmic reticulum receptor) produces the protein MPAPSDATSLADAQKRAPADHKAVIEFLRGKNGPKVRRGVLNGKRVDFFKGKTAVRTLMGPAYQKLGKKVPPVTSEEEAAALITKCLPYAYFLRVDRLNPNPPIPSGMPKPLNLSQQQQFDSAGYYSWFYEGSPFWNIVGGIAMVAVMLAGVMFPLWPVKLRIGVWYLSVGALGLVGLFIVIAIIRLILWCITKVSMAKAIWIFPNLFEDVGFVDSFIPAWEWDEPKKKRLRKVGEKRKRKEKDVTEEKAPAAAAPPSAIPSAIGSADPAAAAAEAARAPTPGNADTASGVASSPAAPTAAAASTATTTATAPPATNPTPRSRKAATVEEIEDE, from the exons ATGCCCGCACCATCGGACGCAACGTCCCTCGCGGATGCACA gaAACGT GCTCCCGCCGACCACAAGGCAGTCATCGAGTTCTTGCGCGGCAAGAACGGGCCCAAAGtccggcgcggcgtgctgAACGGCAAGCGCGTCGACTTCTTCAAGG GCAAGACGGCGGTCCGCACGCTCATGGGTCCAGCGTACCAGAAGCTCGGGAAGAAGGTGCCGCCCGTCAcgagtgaggaggaggctgcggcGCTCATTACCAAGTGCCTTCCCTA TGCCTACTTCCTTCGTGTCGAccgcctcaaccccaacccgCCCATCCCCAGCGGCATGCCCAAGCCCCTCAACCTcagccagcagcagcagttcGACTCTGCAGGCTACTACAGCTGGTTCTACGAGGGCTCGCCCTTCTGGAACATTGTCGGCGGTATCGCCATGGTGGCCGTGATGCTCGCGGGCGTCATGTTCCCCCTCTGGCCCGTCAAGCTCCGCATCGGCGTCTGGTACCTCtcggtcggcgcgctcggtCTGGTCGGCCTCTTCATCGTCATTGCCATTAtccgcctcatcctctGGTGCATCACCAAAGTCTCCATGGCCAAGGCCATCTGGATCTTCCCAAATCtgttcgaggacgtcggGTTCGTTGACTCGTTCATCCCCGCATGGGAGTGGGACgagccgaagaagaagcgtctccgcaaggtcggcgagaagcgcaagaggaaggagaaggacgtcaccgaggagaaggctcctgcagctgctgcgccgcccAGCGCCATCCCCTCGGCCATTGGATCCGCTGAccccgcggccgcggctgcTGAGGCTGCCCGCGCCCCAACTCCCGGCAACGCCGACACCGCGTCTGGCGTTGCTAGCTCGCCCGCTGCCCCAacggccgccgctgctTCCACGGCTACCACTaccgcgaccgcgccgcccgcgacTAACCCCACGCCGCGCAGCCGGAAGGCTGCGACGGTtgaggagatcgaggacgagtag
- a CDS encoding uncharacterized protein (polyadenylation factor 64) has translation MPPQSTRTVFVANVPYDVSEEQIAGVFSEVGPVSHVEIKFDPQTGKSKGYAFVQFYDEAAAQSAMRNLQEVPINGRPVRIELSNDERMTRRPGAPFAGAAGVAGAGAGGAGGRRDSPTPIDHSLMPQGTEVGPGQKATDAISKTLAEVNPGQMQEVMAGMKALITTQPDEARRLLTAKPQLAYALFQAMLLMNIVDPSVLQRIQPLPPSAPAAPQAAYSGYQREGYYPPPPAPAAQQPPFRQQPPQPAYGAPPPAQQSGYGGGYGRSAPPAPPAPAAPPALPPATQAALAGLPEDQKAMLMQVLQLTPDQINALDAEQQASVRQLRAQFLGASA, from the exons ATGCCACCTCAAAGCACCCGCACCGTCTTCG TCGCCAACGTACCGTATGACGTCTCTGAAGAACAGATTGCCGGCGTCTTCTCTGAAGTCGGCCCCGTCTCGCACGTAGAGATCAAGTTCGACCCCCAAACAGGCAAGAGCAAGGGGTACGCTTTTGTGCAGTTCTacgacgaggccgccgcccagaGCGCCATGCGCAACCTCCAAGAAGTACCCATCAATGGACGGCCAGTCCGGATCGAGCTGAGCAACGATGAGCGCATGACCCGGCGTCCCGGTGCGCCGTTTGCTGGTGCTGCTGGTGTTGCTGGTGCTGGGGCTGGAGGGGCTGGAGGGAGGCGCGACTCGCCCACGCCAATCGATCATAGCTTGATGCCCCAGGGAACAGAAGTTGGGCCGGGACAAAAGGCGACCGACGCTATTTCAAAGACGTTGGCGGAAGTCAACCCGGGCCAGATGCAGGAGGTCATGGCCGGGATGAAG GCCCTCATAACCACGCAGCCCGATgaggcgcgccgcctcctcaccgccaaGCCCCAGCTCGCGTACGCCCTCTTCCAGGCCATGCTGCTCATGAACATTGTCGACCCGAGCGTGTTACAGCGCATCCAGCCGCTGCCACCCAGCGCGCCCGCAGCACCACAGGCAGCGTACTCGGGATACCAGCGCGAGGGTTACtaccctcctccgcctgctccggcggcgcagcagccGCCCTTCCGCCAGCAGCCTCCGCAACCCGCGTATggtgctcctcctccagctcaaCAGTCTGGGTATGGTGGAGGTTACGGCCGGTCTGCTCCCccggcgccgccggcgccagctGCTCCTCCCGCTCTGCCGCCCGCGACGCAGGCTGCTCTGGCAGGCCTCCCCGAGGACCAGAAG GCTATGCTCATGCAGGTCCTCCAGCTCACGCCCGACCAGAtcaacgccctcgacgccgagcagcaGGCGTCCGTCAGGCAACTT cgcGCCCAGTTCCTCGGAGCAAGTGCATAG